In the genome of Opitutia bacterium KCR 482, one region contains:
- the ptsP gene encoding phosphoenolpyruvate--protein phosphotransferase, with translation MSEKHQQAERELKGLPVSKGIAQGEAFVMLRRELDTPVYEIRDSDKPAEIERFQNAILKTRADIQQIKSELSETVGDAESGIFDAHLLVLEDVAIMQETLATFQKEHFNIEYCYSNVINKFIDAFEKIDDSFIRERICDLKDVSRRVIANMLGIETSKIGALSDPLILVSSDFAPSDFALVDKSKILAIVTEKGSQTSHTAILSRSLGIPCIVGVDGVADKISSGEFLLVDGYNGNVVVNPSRDTLCHFTEIESVHREIQKVFDTSLPYPSITSDGKEFKIELNISSAADIPEGAMSYCDGVGLLRTENFFLDSGSFPDEDAQFEVYKNAAVAACGKPITIRTLDLGGDKNLNLMKMVNKEENPFMGYRAIRFCLDHKDIFLTQLKAILRASAFGKVKIMLPMINSIREVERSRVLIEQAKDELAAAGIAFDKNIQVGAMIEVPSAAITADIICDVCDFISIGTNDLIQYILAVDRVNDMVAYLYEPTHPAVIRTLDMVVSAAQRANIPVCVCGELAADPIFAPLLLGMGVSEFSMSPKAVNEIKFLLRKTKYETARALRNEILSLKRARHIVSRLRTFHYESMQPYLK, from the coding sequence ATGAGCGAAAAACATCAACAGGCGGAACGCGAGTTAAAGGGATTGCCCGTGTCGAAAGGCATAGCGCAGGGCGAGGCGTTCGTTATGTTGAGACGCGAACTCGATACGCCCGTATACGAAATCCGCGACTCCGACAAACCCGCGGAAATCGAACGCTTCCAAAACGCAATCCTCAAAACCCGCGCCGACATACAGCAGATAAAATCGGAGCTGTCCGAAACGGTCGGCGACGCGGAATCGGGAATTTTCGACGCGCACCTGCTTGTGCTCGAAGACGTGGCAATCATGCAGGAAACGCTCGCGACGTTCCAAAAGGAGCATTTCAACATCGAGTACTGCTACTCGAACGTAATCAACAAATTCATCGACGCGTTTGAGAAAATAGACGACTCGTTTATCCGCGAAAGAATCTGCGACCTCAAAGACGTGTCGCGGCGCGTGATAGCAAACATGCTGGGAATCGAGACGTCGAAAATCGGCGCGCTTTCCGACCCGCTGATTCTTGTAAGCTCCGACTTCGCGCCGTCGGACTTCGCGCTCGTAGACAAGAGCAAAATCCTTGCAATCGTTACGGAAAAAGGCTCGCAGACAAGCCACACGGCGATTCTCTCGCGCTCGCTCGGCATTCCGTGCATTGTGGGCGTGGACGGCGTTGCCGACAAAATTTCGTCGGGCGAATTCCTGCTGGTTGACGGCTACAACGGAAACGTCGTTGTGAACCCGTCGCGCGACACGCTCTGCCACTTCACGGAAATAGAGTCGGTGCACCGCGAAATCCAAAAGGTTTTCGACACGTCGCTGCCCTACCCCTCGATAACCTCCGACGGCAAGGAATTCAAAATAGAGCTTAACATAAGCTCCGCAGCCGACATTCCCGAAGGCGCAATGAGCTACTGCGACGGCGTCGGGCTTCTGCGCACCGAAAACTTTTTCCTCGACAGCGGCTCGTTCCCCGACGAGGACGCGCAGTTCGAGGTCTACAAAAACGCGGCGGTCGCCGCATGCGGCAAACCTATAACAATCCGCACGCTCGACCTCGGCGGAGACAAAAACCTGAACCTCATGAAAATGGTAAACAAAGAGGAAAATCCGTTCATGGGGTACAGGGCAATCAGGTTCTGCCTCGACCACAAGGACATTTTCCTCACGCAGCTGAAAGCAATACTCAGGGCGAGCGCGTTCGGCAAAGTGAAAATCATGCTGCCGATGATAAACTCGATTCGCGAGGTCGAACGCTCGCGCGTGCTGATTGAGCAGGCGAAGGACGAGCTTGCGGCGGCGGGAATAGCCTTCGACAAAAACATTCAAGTCGGCGCAATGATTGAAGTTCCGAGCGCGGCAATTACAGCCGACATCATCTGCGACGTCTGCGATTTCATAAGCATCGGCACGAACGACCTTATCCAATACATTCTGGCGGTTGACCGCGTTAACGACATGGTAGCCTACCTCTACGAGCCTACCCACCCCGCGGTAATCCGCACGCTCGACATGGTTGTATCGGCGGCGCAAAGGGCGAACATTCCCGTATGCGTCTGCGGAGAGCTTGCGGCAGACCCGATTTTCGCGCCGCTTCTGCTCGGCATGGGCGTTAGCGAGTTCAGCATGAGTCCGAAGGCGGTCAACGAAATCAAATTTTTGCTGAGAAAAACGAAATATGAAACCGCCCGCGCGCTCAGAAACGAAATACTTTCGCTCAAACGCGCGCGGCACATCGTAAGCAGGCTGCGCACGTTCCACTACGAATCAATGCAGCCGTATCTTAAATAG
- a CDS encoding FAD-linked oxidase C-terminal domain-containing protein: protein MPDLCEMLRRLKECGIACATDKHSRFAASLDQMRYSFLPDAVVYAKSEADVSETMKAASDCGVPITVRGSGTGCAGGCVPTCGGVVLDMSGIDFIEIDAVSRMAHVGAGAITANVDEAANKFGLFYAPDPSSHKFSSIGGNIACNAGGLRALKYGTTRENVLALKAVLADGRAVSGALPLKKYSVGINLRDIFIGSEGTLGIVTEAWLKLLPLPKSRTAALAFFKSDTEAFKGVGKIMRANLSPCVLEFMDVETVSCIRARHPDFGVPANSAAILAEFDDDDSAEQARKFAQTLSPEADAKYAADNAETERLWEIRRKASQSMFELGDGKINQDIVLPAESLDAYFEYFKNLGREYKLATPVFGHAGDGNYHIHFMYKSSDPTGRARALAAMDKAISRAVEVGGAVSGEHGIGFLKSKYMSKQHTPTELELMRSIKKIFDPRDILNRGKILVPVDTSNLRPLSGVKLPWD, encoded by the coding sequence ATGCCCGATTTATGCGAAATGCTCCGCAGACTCAAAGAATGCGGAATTGCTTGCGCGACGGACAAACACTCGCGCTTTGCGGCGTCGCTCGACCAAATGCGGTACAGCTTTTTGCCCGACGCCGTGGTCTACGCAAAGTCGGAGGCCGACGTTTCGGAAACGATGAAGGCGGCGTCGGACTGCGGCGTTCCGATTACCGTAAGAGGCTCGGGAACGGGCTGCGCGGGCGGCTGTGTGCCGACATGCGGGGGCGTTGTGCTCGACATGTCGGGAATCGACTTCATCGAAATCGACGCGGTCTCGCGCATGGCGCACGTCGGCGCGGGCGCAATCACGGCAAATGTGGACGAGGCGGCAAACAAATTCGGGCTGTTCTACGCGCCCGACCCGTCCTCGCACAAATTCTCGTCGATAGGCGGAAACATCGCGTGCAACGCGGGCGGACTGCGCGCGCTCAAATACGGCACGACGCGCGAAAACGTGCTCGCACTGAAAGCGGTGCTCGCCGACGGCCGCGCGGTATCGGGGGCATTGCCGCTGAAAAAATATTCTGTGGGAATCAACCTGCGCGACATTTTCATAGGCTCGGAGGGCACGCTCGGAATCGTAACGGAGGCGTGGCTGAAACTGCTTCCGCTCCCGAAGTCGCGCACGGCGGCGCTTGCGTTTTTCAAAAGCGATACAGAGGCGTTCAAGGGCGTCGGGAAAATCATGCGGGCAAACCTCTCGCCCTGCGTGCTCGAATTCATGGACGTCGAAACGGTCTCGTGCATTCGGGCAAGACACCCCGACTTCGGCGTGCCCGCAAACTCGGCGGCAATCCTCGCGGAATTCGACGACGACGACAGCGCGGAACAGGCGCGGAAATTCGCGCAAACGCTCTCGCCCGAAGCCGACGCAAAATACGCCGCCGACAACGCCGAAACCGAAAGGCTTTGGGAAATCCGCCGCAAGGCGTCGCAATCTATGTTCGAGCTTGGCGACGGAAAAATAAATCAGGACATCGTTCTGCCCGCGGAATCGCTCGACGCGTACTTCGAATATTTCAAAAATTTGGGCAGGGAATACAAGCTCGCAACACCCGTATTCGGACACGCGGGCGACGGCAACTACCATATCCACTTCATGTACAAATCGTCGGATCCGACGGGACGCGCCCGCGCGCTCGCGGCGATGGACAAGGCTATTTCAAGGGCTGTGGAAGTGGGCGGCGCGGTGTCGGGCGAACACGGAATAGGCTTTTTGAAGTCGAAATACATGTCCAAACAGCACACGCCGACCGAGCTTGAACTGATGCGCTCAATAAAAAAAATCTTCGACCCTCGGGACATTCTGAACAGGGGGAAAATCCTTGTCCCTGTTGACACGTCGAATCTCCGCCCGCTAAGCGGCGTAAAACTTCCGTGGGACTAA
- the malQ gene encoding 4-alpha-glucanotransferase, which translates to MKSDSKIADFSWHGGRASGVFLHISSLPSEYGIGNIGSAADAFLDFLEKSGMTWWQICPLGPTGYGDSPYQSFSTFAGNPYFIDLSELVEKGLLEESELEPLKKLPRDRCDYGAIYNNVPALLRRAASRWKASKPDGKKFEKFCAENADWLDAYALFTALKREFGGKPWYGWGKKSANYHSAKNAEISDGAREEEFAAKFAQWVFFDQFERFKAKAKKAGIGIFGDLPIFVAHDSADVWGNAEIFELNKDGTARNVAGVGPDYFSADGQLWGNPLYDWKNKKAEVYEFWRRRVAAAANMYDAIRFDHFRGFADYWSIPAKAADARKGSWKIGPGVDFFNFLKRHFPDEKFVAEDLGLLSERACNLRDSLKIPAMAVMQFAFGSDASNPYFPHNVKRDCVYYTGTHDNDTACGWYASADEKAKDQLRRYFRSAGDVPNWDMIHAVMLSVARLAVVPMQDILGLPSSCRFNTPGNPDGNWQWRMTAESLELAKSQNSPYLKSLAVLGGRFAENNVEK; encoded by the coding sequence ATGAAAAGCGACAGTAAAATCGCCGATTTTTCGTGGCACGGCGGACGGGCTTCGGGCGTGTTTCTACACATATCGTCGCTGCCGTCCGAATACGGAATCGGAAACATCGGAAGCGCGGCCGACGCGTTTTTGGACTTCCTCGAAAAATCGGGAATGACGTGGTGGCAGATTTGCCCCTTGGGCCCTACGGGCTACGGAGACTCGCCCTACCAGTCGTTCTCGACATTCGCGGGCAACCCGTATTTTATCGACCTTTCGGAGCTTGTCGAAAAGGGATTGCTTGAAGAGTCGGAACTCGAACCGCTCAAAAAACTCCCGCGCGACAGGTGCGACTACGGCGCAATCTACAACAACGTGCCCGCCCTGCTGCGCCGCGCCGCATCGCGCTGGAAGGCGTCGAAACCCGACGGAAAAAAGTTCGAAAAATTCTGCGCCGAAAACGCCGACTGGCTCGACGCCTACGCGCTTTTCACCGCCCTCAAACGCGAATTCGGCGGCAAGCCGTGGTACGGGTGGGGCAAAAAATCCGCAAACTACCACTCGGCAAAAAACGCGGAAATCTCCGATGGGGCGCGGGAGGAGGAGTTCGCCGCAAAATTCGCGCAGTGGGTGTTCTTCGACCAGTTCGAACGCTTCAAGGCAAAGGCGAAAAAGGCGGGAATAGGCATTTTCGGAGACCTGCCGATTTTCGTCGCCCACGACAGCGCGGACGTATGGGGCAACGCCGAAATTTTCGAGCTTAACAAAGACGGCACGGCGCGGAACGTCGCGGGGGTAGGCCCCGACTATTTTTCGGCGGACGGACAGCTCTGGGGCAACCCGCTCTACGACTGGAAAAACAAAAAGGCGGAAGTCTACGAATTTTGGCGCAGGCGCGTGGCTGCCGCGGCGAATATGTACGACGCAATCAGGTTCGACCATTTCAGGGGTTTTGCAGACTACTGGTCGATTCCCGCAAAAGCCGCCGACGCCCGCAAGGGTTCGTGGAAAATCGGGCCCGGGGTCGATTTCTTCAACTTTCTGAAAAGGCATTTCCCCGACGAAAAGTTCGTCGCCGAAGACCTCGGGCTGCTCTCGGAACGCGCATGCAATTTGCGCGACAGCCTGAAAATTCCAGCAATGGCGGTAATGCAGTTCGCGTTCGGAAGCGACGCGTCGAACCCGTATTTTCCGCACAACGTCAAGCGCGACTGCGTGTACTACACTGGCACGCACGACAACGACACCGCGTGCGGCTGGTACGCGTCGGCGGACGAAAAGGCGAAAGACCAGCTGCGCCGCTACTTCCGCTCGGCGGGCGACGTTCCCAACTGGGACATGATACACGCGGTAATGCTGAGCGTGGCGCGCCTTGCGGTAGTCCCGATGCAGGACATTCTGGGGCTGCCGTCAAGCTGCCGCTTTAATACCCCCGGGAATCCCGACGGCAACTGGCAGTGGCGCATGACCGCCGAAAGCTTGGAGCTTGCAAAATCCCAAAACTCGCCCTATTTGAAATCGCTGGCTGTTTTGGGAGGCAGATTTGCCGAAAATAATGTTGAAAAATAG